CGCTTCGCGTGAACGAGCGGTTGCTCGGTCCGGTTTTCGATTTCGATGGTACAGTGCCCGTCGTAGCCGATCTCGTCGAGCGCCTCGCGGACGGCGGCGAAGTCGAGCGTTCCCCTCCCGAGATCGGTAAACGTCCGGAAGTAGTTGATGACGTTATCCAAGTGCGGCCGGGGCGCCGAGAGGGCGTCGCGATTCCGGGTGAACGACGACGTCGGCGCGACGTCTTTGAGATGGACGTACGCGATGTCGTCGGCGAACCGCTCGATACCGTCCGTCACGTTGCCCTCCGGATAGTGATCACCGTAGGGGTAGTAGTGCGCAGTGTCGAACACGAGCCGAAGGCGGTCGTGCACGTCGAGGAACCGCCGGATCTCGTCGGGTCGTTCGATATGCGTCGCGCCGTGGTGATGGAGCACGGGCGTGAGGCCGGCGTCCGCCGCAGACTCGCTGATGGTTTCGAGCCAGGCGTCGACGAGTTCGTCGTCGTTCCGGTGTCGCTGCGGCGGCAGGATACCGAGGAATTCGGCGCCCAGATCGGCGACCGTCGCCGCGTCGTCGGCGACCCGCTGTGCGATCGCCTCCGATTCGATCCAACTGCTCATCACGCAGTACAGGTCCAGATCGTAGGTATCGAGCCAGTCGGCGACGATTTCCGGGCCCGCGGCGCGAACCTTCTCGAGACCGACCTCGACGCCGTCGTACCGACAGCTGCTAACGTCGCTGAAGCCGGTTTCGAGCGATTCAGCATCGTACATGATTGTCGTGTAACCCGTACCCATAGCTGTCTATCGAACGGAGAGTGAAAAATAACTACCGACTGGGGGAGCCGGGCTCCGGAAATCCGTTCGCACGGCCTAGCGCCTTCCTCTGCCGGAAAGCGATCTGCGGCGTTTCGATCTCGGACGATTCCGTCGGTTCACGTACTCCGCTCACGTGACTGTTTGACAGTCACAAACGGCAGAATGGAACGAGGTCGAATGATCGATGGTCCGTACGTCCAAAAATCCGGATGAGAGGCACTCGAGGGAGCAAATCCGGCAACTTCACTGTGGCCCTTGCTCGTTTGAATCCGCCGTACAATACCGAGCAGGATATCCGCGTCGCAGTGCAGTCTAAATACGTACGTCGCAGTTACGACGCATTAGAGAAGCGTTCTCCCGAGAGATTACACCCATATGTCTGTAACCGTAAAGGCTTCCCGAACTTCGAAAATTGTTTGTAGGTCACAAACGCTCCGCTTCGTCCGGCGGACCGGACGGACACCAGTCGGTGCCAGGCACCGCTGCACGGGGAGCGACCATCCGTGCTCTCGAAATCAGTCGGGAGTCTATCAGCGCAATTTTTCGAGGGAGTCTCCCTAATCGGGCTACTCGGTGGCGGTCCCTGTCGTGTACGGATCGGGGCGGTATCACCGGTCCTCCACCACGGTCAGCCGGGATCCGTCTTCGGCATAACCGGATGTGCTACTCGATCGATCGTACCACGGCGGATATAGGGACGCTCTGCCTGAAATTCATCGGAGCGGCCGCTGCTCGTCCGCTTTACGACACAGTAGCTGGTGTATTCAGGGCGAAAACAAATGAAAATTCGAACCGCCACCGGAACCGGACGCGCCGATCCATCCGGTATGCTCGGAACGACTCCAGGTTACATCGCAGCCGGAGTTCGATTCCGACGGTGCGGCCGTTACTCCCGTTCAGCGACGACGGAGTTGGTCAGCGTCCCGATCCCGTCGATCTCGACTTCGACCGTATCACCGGGCTCGAGCAGTTCCGGCGGCTCGCGGAAGATTCCGACGCCGCCAGGCGTCCCGGTCGAGATGACGTCGCCCGGACGCAGGGTCGTAATGGCGCTGATGTACTCGACGAGTTCGTCGACGTCAAAGATGAATTCCGCAGTGTTCGAGGACTGCATCGTCTCCCCGTTGACGCGGCAGGCGACGTCGACGTTCGACGGGTCCAGCCGATCGTCGGGAACGAGCGTCGGTCCCATCGGAGCGAACGTATCGTAGCTCTTGCCGCGGAAGAACTGTTCGTCAGCGAACTGAGCGTCGCGACCGCTGACGTCGTTTATCGCCGTATAGCCGGCGACGTAGTCTCGCGCATCGGCCGCCGAGACGTCCTTGGCCGTCCGCCCGATGACGACGCCCAGCTCGACCTCGTAGTCGACCTCCTCGAGGGCCGACGGATGGACGATCGGATCGCCCGGATTCGTGACCGCCGTTCCGGCCTTGCCGAACAGGAGCGGTCGCTCGGGTACCTCCTCGTCCTGTTCCTCGGCGTGGTCGTGATAGTTCAATCCCACGCAGACGATCTTCCCCGGGCGGGGGACGGGTGCGAGGAGGCTCGCCTCGGAGACGGGGAACGCCCGATCCGCGGCGGCGTCGACGGCGTCTTCGACGACCCGCAGAAAGCCGGCGTCGGTTAATTGCTGATACGATACGTCCTCGCGTAGTCCGACTAACGGGACGATCTCGTCGTCGCGGTGGACCCCCCACTGCGGACCACCGTCGGTCGCGTATCGAACGAACTGCATCGTTACTTCGTGACAGGTCCACCCACCTAACTATTGTGTTTGTGATTACGAGTACGTGAGATTTACCTCGATAACGTTCGCGCACCTGCGGATCCGCTCCGGAATATCGTCGGTGAATCGGTCCTCCTGCATGCGACTCTTCGGGCCGGAGACGCTCACGGCCGCTATCGCGCGATCGTGCTCGTCCGTGATCGGTGCGGCGATACATCGCATTCCCTTGACGCGCTCTTCATCGTCGTACGCGTAGCCGCGCTCGCGCACCTGATCGAGGACGTCGAAGAGTTCAGCCCTCTCCGTAATCGTGCTCTCGGTCACGTTCGGAAGGCCGTGCCGGTCGAGAATTTCGTCGACTTCCGCACGGGGTCGAAACGCCATGATCGTTTTCCCGAGAGCCGTCGTCTGAAGCGGAACGCGCATTCCGGCGTGCGTGTCGAGCTGGACGGCGTCGATTCCGCGCGCCTTGTACAAGAAGACGCCGAGCCCGTGCTCTTCGATCATGAGGTTCGCGTGTTCGCCCGTTTCCTCGGCCAACTCGTCGATCTCCGGGCAGGCGATCTCGAAGACCTTCCGCCGCGATCGAGCCTGGTCGCCGAGTTGGAGAAATCGAGTGCTAATGTAGTACTCGTCCCCTTCCTTGACGAGGTATTCTTCCTGCGCGAGCGTTCGGAGGTGATCGTGGACGGTACTCGTCGGCTTGCCGACTCTGTTCGCTACGTCGGAAACGCCCGCCCCGTCGAGTTCACGGAGTACCTCGACGATCTCCAACGAAATTTTTGTCGCCTTGACCGGAACTGCACCAGACATGTGATATCCATCCGCATTCGATGAGAAAAATGTTCCGGTATTGTCGGATATCGAGTCGCTCTCGGTAGCGCACCGACTCGCCGCGCGTTCGCGATGGAGACGCGCCAGCAGACGGCAGCGCAACGACCACATAGGTCGAACTGAATCGTGTCAGGATGGCCTCGACCGTCGCGACAACGACGACACTGCCGGTACGCTACTCCGTATCTGGACGTTCGATCGGTCGCGGAGAGTAATACTGGGTTCGTGCGTCGCGGATGCAAGGCCGTTGCTCGACTAAGTCCGCCTGGTCGAGCTTCGCGAGCGCGTACCGGACGGTTCGTTTCGGGAGAAGGGTTCGGTCGGTGATTGCATCTTGTGTGAGCGCCCCCTCATCGCACAGGACCTTGTAGACGAACTTCGCACTCGGCGAAAGATCGGACAATCGGTGAAACCGCTGCTCCGGTAGTGGCCGTGGTTCTTCCGTCGAACTCGCTGCGCTCTCAGCCTCGCTTTTTTTACTCATGGTTCCTCCACACTACCACATACGATTCTTCTACACTTCTATTTTCTCGTAATAGCGTCCGTCTCTGCGAGCCGACGTTCACAGCTTCCGGGACGATCCGTCACTGTGTCCGGTGACGGCGGATCCCTCCGGATCCTCGCCCGGTGATGAGCGGCCGGTCTCAGTTTGTCGCCACTCGATAGCGGAAGAATCGGGGCCGAAGTTAGCGGTCCCGGCCGAGTTGTTCGAGTTCGAACGAGAACTCGCCGGACGTGACCTCGACGACGATTCGGTCGCCCTCGCGAGCGACGTTCTCGACGCCGGGATGCTCGGGGCGCGTGCGGTTACCGTTGTTCCAGATCGACTTTTCGCTCTCGCGGACTCGGACTCGATCGCCACCCATAGTCGGAAGTTCCACGGTCGCCGTCGAGTTCCCGGGAATCGTCACGTCGAGGTGAATTCCCCGCTCATCACGACCGGTATCCGATGGTCCGACCAATTCCCAGCGAGATTCGACGGGGCCTCTCACGGTATCGGTCCGTGCACTCACCCGCTCCAGATCGCCGGCGGGCTGCGGGGCGATCCGGACGTGTTCGTACCCGGGCTCGGCTGCCCGAATGCCTGCGAGGTACTTGTAGAACCACTCGTCGGTCACGCCCAGGAAGTGGTGGTTCCACGATCGCGAGTCGAGTTCCCAGAACTCGAGCAGCGACGTCCGATCGTTCTCGATCCAGTGGCCCCAGCTCGGGTAGTCGGTCTGAGTCGCCACCGTGTACGCGACGTCGTGGTGGCCGTACTCCGTGAGGACGGGGAGGAGGTACTTCGTCCCGAGAGTCGCGGTGTTCAGGCGGCCGTCGTGGGTTTCCACGATGTCCTCGACCAGATTCGCCACGACGACGTCCTCGTACTCATCGGGCACCATGTCGAACGCGAGCGGAAGGACGTTCGAGGTCTGGAGGTAGACGCCCACGTCGCCGGTTCGGTAGTAGCCCCGTTCCGTATCGAGGAACTCCTCGTTGAAGTCGGCGCGGACCTCCTCGGCCAACGCCGACCACTCGTCGGCCTCGTCGTCCAGGCCGATGAGCGACGCCGTCTCGGCCAGTACCCGCGTGAACCGGTAGTAGTAGGCCGTCGACGTGATCGGGACCTCGTTGCCCGACCCGCCGTATCCGTCGTCTTCGTCGATCAGCGGTGCACCGCCCCAGTCGCCGAGCCCGACCGGAAGGACGTGACTGTCCTCGTATCGGCGGACAGGTTCCTCGTGGTCGGCGATCGTCTCCGGGAGGTCGTCGAGGATGTCACCGTCGGACCACTGTTGCATCCAGTCGATGTACCGCGTCCAGTCGTCGTAGTGACGCTCCAGGAGCCGCGTATCGCCGTAGTACTGATAGACCCACCACGGGATGAGGATGAACGCGGCGTCCCATCCCGGCGTCGGCCCTTGGACGGCGTCGAAGTTCGGCTCGAAGTCGACGAAACTGTACATCGTGTTGTTAGGGACGACCGTCGGCAACTCCCCGTCCTCCCGCTGGGCGTCGGCGAAGTCGCGGAGCCACTTCTCCCAGAATCGGGCCATGTCGAAGTTGTAGATTCCCGTCTCCGCCGTCAGCTGGGCGTCTCCCGTCCACCCGTTCTTCTCGTACTTCGGGGTGTCAGTCGGAACGGCCTGCATGTTGTTCAGGTACGCCCGGCGCGTGTTTTCGTGGATCCGATCGAGCAGGTCGTTCGAGGACTCGAAGCCGCTCTCGACGCCCTCGGCGATATCCGAGTGGACGTACTTCGCTTCGAGCGCGTCGTCGTCCGGGTCGCCCGGATACCCCTCGACCTGGACGTAGCGAAAGCCCTTGTAGCTGTAGCTCGGCTCCCAGGTCTCCGTCCCGTCTCCGTCGAGGATGTACCGATCTCGCTGCATCGGGGCGGCGACGAGGAAGTTGGAGTTGTCGACCGTCCCGTCGTCGTTCAGCTTCTCGCCGTAGGTCAGCGTCACGTCGGTCCCTGCGGAGCCGTCGACGGCCAGTTCCGCCCAGCCGGTCATCACCTGCCCGAAATCGAACACGTAGACGTCGTCCTCAGGCTCGGTGATCGCGACGGGATCCAGCGTAGCCGTGATCCGCATCGGCTGGACGTGCTGCGGGCGGAGTTCGTCGGCCGGGTTGTCGGCGAGGGACGGTGCCTCCCAGTCGCCGTCGTCGTAGTCGGGTTCCGTCCATCCCGGCCGCTCTCGCCTGGCGTCGTACACCTCGCCGCTGAACAGCGAATCGAACCGCGTCGGACCGTCGGTCATCCGCCAGCCGTCGTCGGTGACGATCGACGTGCTCGTTCCGTCGGCGAACTCGACGTTCAACTGGACGAGGAGCTGCGGGTCGCTCCACCAGGGAGCGTCGCTCCAGCCCCAGTCGCCGTTGTCCGCGACCATCTCTCCGAACCGGAGGCGGCCGAGAGCGGTCCCGATGGCGTTCGTTCCCGACTGCAAGTACTCGGTGACGTCGTAGGTCGAATAGAGGATCGTCTCGTCGTACTGCGTCTGGGCGGGGTCGAGGACGCGGTCGCCGACGCGCTCGCCGTTGAGGAACAGTTCGTAACAACCGACGCCGCTGATATGGACCCGCGCCGCCTCGACGTCCTTCTCGAGGTCGAACTCGTTCCGGAGGAGTGGTTCCGGACGCTCGTCGTAGTCGCCTTCGGCCAGGTAATCGTCGTCTATCGCGTCTTCTTCGCTCCATTCGCCGTAGTCCGGTCCGATCCACTCACCTTCCCAGTGTTCGTCGGTATGGGGAATCGCCGTGGTGAACTGGGTCGGGTCGCTCCAGCGACGTTCGTTCCCGTCGCCGTCCCAGACGCGGACTTTCCAGTGATAGGTCGTGTCCGGCTCGAGCGGAGCTCCCTCGTAGGGGACGTGCACCGATCGAGACGACGGTACTACGCCGCTGTCCCAGACGTCCCCCTCGTCACTGTCGAGTGCGTCGCGGCTCTCGGCCACTAGCACGCGGTAGGCCGACTGTTCGGCACCGCGCGGGCCGGCTACCGTCCAGCTGAACCGCGGCGTTTCGGGGACACCGTCGCTGGATTCCCCCATCGTGGGCGAGACGTTATTCGGGTCCTCCGCGTACTCGACACGGAGCTTCTGCGGAGCGACTGGTTCGGACTCCGTTCCCCGGCCGTCGC
This is a stretch of genomic DNA from Natrinema salifodinae. It encodes these proteins:
- a CDS encoding IclR family transcriptional regulator, with amino-acid sequence MSGAVPVKATKISLEIVEVLRELDGAGVSDVANRVGKPTSTVHDHLRTLAQEEYLVKEGDEYYISTRFLQLGDQARSRRKVFEIACPEIDELAEETGEHANLMIEEHGLGVFLYKARGIDAVQLDTHAGMRVPLQTTALGKTIMAFRPRAEVDEILDRHGLPNVTESTITERAELFDVLDQVRERGYAYDDEERVKGMRCIAAPITDEHDRAIAAVSVSGPKSRMQEDRFTDDIPERIRRCANVIEVNLTYS
- a CDS encoding MarR family transcriptional regulator — translated: MSKKSEAESAASSTEEPRPLPEQRFHRLSDLSPSAKFVYKVLCDEGALTQDAITDRTLLPKRTVRYALAKLDQADLVEQRPCIRDARTQYYSPRPIERPDTE
- a CDS encoding sugar phosphate isomerase/epimerase family protein, encoding MGTGYTTIMYDAESLETGFSDVSSCRYDGVEVGLEKVRAAGPEIVADWLDTYDLDLYCVMSSWIESEAIAQRVADDAATVADLGAEFLGILPPQRHRNDDELVDAWLETISESAADAGLTPVLHHHGATHIERPDEIRRFLDVHDRLRLVFDTAHYYPYGDHYPEGNVTDGIERFADDIAYVHLKDVAPTSSFTRNRDALSAPRPHLDNVINYFRTFTDLGRGTLDFAAVREALDEIGYDGHCTIEIENRTEQPLVHAKRNADRWRELGKRD
- a CDS encoding alpha-L-rhamnosidase encodes the protein MNGNDHSRPTDERTTTDRAIPTSLVDRREYLQYGGAIAGLPFLSGRSLAQLGTGNGDGRGTESEPVAPQKLRVEYAEDPNNVSPTMGESSDGVPETPRFSWTVAGPRGAEQSAYRVLVAESRDALDSDEGDVWDSGVVPSSRSVHVPYEGAPLEPDTTYHWKVRVWDGDGNERRWSDPTQFTTAIPHTDEHWEGEWIGPDYGEWSEEDAIDDDYLAEGDYDERPEPLLRNEFDLEKDVEAARVHISGVGCYELFLNGERVGDRVLDPAQTQYDETILYSTYDVTEYLQSGTNAIGTALGRLRFGEMVADNGDWGWSDAPWWSDPQLLVQLNVEFADGTSTSIVTDDGWRMTDGPTRFDSLFSGEVYDARRERPGWTEPDYDDGDWEAPSLADNPADELRPQHVQPMRITATLDPVAITEPEDDVYVFDFGQVMTGWAELAVDGSAGTDVTLTYGEKLNDDGTVDNSNFLVAAPMQRDRYILDGDGTETWEPSYSYKGFRYVQVEGYPGDPDDDALEAKYVHSDIAEGVESGFESSNDLLDRIHENTRRAYLNNMQAVPTDTPKYEKNGWTGDAQLTAETGIYNFDMARFWEKWLRDFADAQREDGELPTVVPNNTMYSFVDFEPNFDAVQGPTPGWDAAFILIPWWVYQYYGDTRLLERHYDDWTRYIDWMQQWSDGDILDDLPETIADHEEPVRRYEDSHVLPVGLGDWGGAPLIDEDDGYGGSGNEVPITSTAYYYRFTRVLAETASLIGLDDEADEWSALAEEVRADFNEEFLDTERGYYRTGDVGVYLQTSNVLPLAFDMVPDEYEDVVVANLVEDIVETHDGRLNTATLGTKYLLPVLTEYGHHDVAYTVATQTDYPSWGHWIENDRTSLLEFWELDSRSWNHHFLGVTDEWFYKYLAGIRAAEPGYEHVRIAPQPAGDLERVSARTDTVRGPVESRWELVGPSDTGRDERGIHLDVTIPGNSTATVELPTMGGDRVRVRESEKSIWNNGNRTRPEHPGVENVAREGDRIVVEVTSGEFSFELEQLGRDR
- a CDS encoding fumarylacetoacetate hydrolase family protein — its product is MQFVRYATDGGPQWGVHRDDEIVPLVGLREDVSYQQLTDAGFLRVVEDAVDAAADRAFPVSEASLLAPVPRPGKIVCVGLNYHDHAEEQDEEVPERPLLFGKAGTAVTNPGDPIVHPSALEEVDYEVELGVVIGRTAKDVSAADARDYVAGYTAINDVSGRDAQFADEQFFRGKSYDTFAPMGPTLVPDDRLDPSNVDVACRVNGETMQSSNTAEFIFDVDELVEYISAITTLRPGDVISTGTPGGVGIFREPPELLEPGDTVEVEIDGIGTLTNSVVAERE